AGCGAACATATCTCCCTGTAAATACGGATGCACTTTTGCCCAAAACTCTTCTGGTGTTTCGTTTGAAGTCGCTTCGATAACAGAACGGATTTTTTCTAAATCTCCCATCATCACAGGAACTGTTGTCTTGTAATACGGATTCGAAGTTGCTTCTCCAAATCCAGAAAAACCATCACTTTTTAACTCGACAATCAATGAGGGTTGTTCCTCTATTGATTCTCTTGAAATGGTAAATGTATGTTTCAATTTTAGGTTGTATGCTCTTAAAATAAGTTCCATAATCCAGTTTATTTCGGGTTGAATTTAATGTCAATATTCTTTATTTCTTGTACTAATATCCCAGCCACAAAAGCGCTTCAACAAATCCGTCCCGCCAAAGTTTCTCGTTGTGCTGCCCGCCGTTTATAATTTTTTTCTCATTCAAATTTAAACAATAACATCTTTTTGTGTTTACCAAATGCTCCATTTTGTTTAAATCGCGAACCATATCGTCATCGCCTTCTTTATCGCCGCAAAGAAAATAGATTTTCGATTTCAATTTTTTGGTACTTTCCGCTAATTCAAAAATTTCCTTTCGATTAATCCAGAAAGAAGGCGAAAAAACACCAGCTTTTCCAAATGTTTCCGGATATTTCAAAAGGGCATAAAAAGACGTTAATCCGCCAAGAGAACTTCCCATAATAATGGTATTTTTCTTATTGGGTTTCGTTCGGTATGTTTTATCAATTTGGGGTTTTAATGTTTTTACGATAAATTCTAAATAATTATCCGCTTTGCCTCCACCGTATTTTTCATTTTTAAAAGGCGTTAACTCTTCTAAACGTTTGTCATTGCCATGTTCGATTGCTACAACAATTACCTGCGCCTTTAGACTGTCTAACTTTTCATCCACATTCCATTCGCCGGAATATGCTGTTTTTGCATCAAATACATTTTGGGCATCATGCATATAAATCACGGAGAATTTATTTTTTGAATTTTCGTAATTCATAGGTACATAGACCCAGATTTTCTTGGTTGTCTGGAGTTCGGGAGCGGCAATAGAAAACGTAGAAACTTGTTGTGAAGCGGTACTTTGCTGTGCTTTACCATTAACTATTATCAGAAAAAATAAAGATAGAAATAGTATAAATTGTCGAATCATCCGTTGGTTTTTGTATTTTAATTCTAAAAATAATATTTTAGCTAAAAATAATCATTTGATGAATACTTTCGAAGAAAAAAGAAGTTTACTTTTAGAGATGATTGCCTTCTCCACAGTCGATGGACAGTTACATAAAAGGGAATATGAGTTTTTGGCAATTGTAGCTCAAGAACTAAATATTGAAGGTGCCGTTTTTAATGATTTATTCCATCAGGAACTACCAATACTCTCTATAAAATCTGAATTTCAAAGAATTCAACAATTTTATCGTTTGGCCTTATTGATGCATTCTGACGGAGTTTTACATCTTAAAGAAGCGGTTGCGATTAAGCAAATTGCAATTGATATGGGATTAAATCCATTAGCAACTAAACGCGTTCTAAAGTTGATGAAGGAATCACCAAGCGTCATTATTGATGCCGAAATTTTATTGAATGTTTTTCAGGAGCAGCACAATTAGTTTTTGAACGACATTTTTACACCAAAACCAGTCTGTAAATCCGGTGCATTATCGACTTTTATATCTTCTCTCGCATATATAAAATAAGAAAATTGCTTCACCGAATATGTGAAGATAAAATTCCAACCTTCCAGATTTTCATACAGATGAGACATTGCATGTTGCCAATGCGTTTTCACTCTTTCGCCAGTTAAAATTATATGGTCAAAATCATTCTTATTGTTGTAGGGAGTTTGAAAAGTGTAATTGATACCGTAAGAAATATAATTATTGCTTTTGAGTTTCCTTTTATAATCAAGCAACCCTTCAAAACTATACAGAACCTCTTGATTGCTTATATTTACTCTGTCGCCAAATTGTATAACTCTTTGTCGTAAAGCGCCGGCACTTAGACCAACTGTAAAAATATTTGTGTCCCTGACTACTATTTTTTTTATCAATGAAGAAGAAATTCCCACGTCTGCCACCGGATTGTACTTGGAAACATTAATTCCTAAATGCGTTCCAAAATTCAAATAGATTTTATGCTTTTTGTTCATCCCTAATTTTGGATAATAGAAATAATTCACTTCAAATCCCTGAATCCCAAAATCGCCATTCTTCATTGTTAGGCTATTGCCATTTTCATCTCTATAAAAAATATCCGCTTTGTTAAATCCGTAATGTCGTCTGGAAAACGGGTCATCACCACCGGCAATATTGCTGTGAAACCATTCTATTGATTCATCAGAAGTAAAAAATGAAAATGGATATTTCCCTTTATCCAGCGAATGCATCCGCAGGCCAAAATTAAGTTCATGACTTACAGACAAAGGCAAACTGAACGTAAATCGGTACGATCTTATAACTCCATCAGCCTTAAATTCTCTGATTTTAGCAGGAATTTCGTTGAGATTAAACACAAATTCTCTATCATGCCAAGAGAAATTTTCTGCAATTTTTTGATCGGCAGGATTTGTTAATTCATATGATTTCACATAAGGCAACATGACATTTCCACTCGAAATTTCGAACGAAAACGAGTATTTCTCTGGAGCTTTAATTTTGAAATTATGGTTTATTCTCGAAATATACATTCCAAGCGGATGTGTCGACAGAAGATTGGGTTTTATGATATCTGAGGTGTTTTCTATTTCATTTCTTATAAAATCCTCTGTTGTGGATTGCGCTGAAGCAAATGAAATAAATACTAATAAGACGAAAAAAATAAAAAAGTTTTTCATTTAACGTCATTTTAAAAGGTGAGTCAAGAAAACAATTCTCCTCAAATTTAAATAATTTCACAGGAATTAAAAAGTATTTTAATACAAAAAAAGGAATATTAAAAATTTTAATTATTTGAAAAACAGATAATTAACAAAAAATTACATTTTATTATTTAGACATACTGTATTAAAAAACAGAGCTTATGAGGCATACAATTGTATCGTTCCGATTTTAAAAAAAAATAAAAAAATGATGGATTAACAAATTGGAGATTTGTCAGTTGTTAAATATTTTTTGGGCAGTAAAAATTAAGTGAGCTGACCTTGTAATCTTTTTATGTCATCACGCAATTTAGCTGCTTGCATAAAGTCTAAATCTTTAGCCGCTTTTTCCATAGATTTGCGTTTTTCCCGTATGATTTTCTCCAATTCCGGTTTTGACATATAAGTGGTTTCCGGTTCAGCTGCGGCATTTAATGTGTGGCCTAATTCATATTCCACCAATGGATTTTTGGTAAAAGCGCTGTCGATTTTTTTATTTAATGCCTGCGGAACTTGATTGTATTTCGTGTTGTAATTGATTTGTTTGGTTCTGCGATAATTCGTGTCATCAATGGTTTTTTGCATACTATTGGTGATTTTATCTGCATACATAATCGCTTTTCCATTTAGGTTTCTCGCAGCACGCCCAATTGTTTGCGTAAGCGAACGGTGGCTTCGTAAAAATCCTTCTTTGTCAGCATCTAAAATCGCTACCAAGGAAACTTCCGGTAAATCTAATCCTTCACGCAATAAATTCACCCCAATCAAAACATCAAATAATCCCTTTCGCAAATCCTGCATAATTTCTATTCGTTCCAAAGTATCCACATCAGAATGAATGTAGCGGCAACGAATGGAAACTTTTGTCAAATATTTGGCTAATTCTTCGGCCATTCTTTTGGTCAAAGTGGTGACCAAAACCCGTTCGTCTAATTCACAACGCACTTGAATTTCTTCAATCAAATCGTCAATTTGATTTAAACTTGGTCGGATTTCAATTATTGGATCTAATAATCCTGTTGGCCGAATAACTTGTTCCACATAAACACCATCTGTTTTCTGCAATTCGTAATCGGCTGGAGTTGCCGAAACATAAATTACTTGGTTTTGCATTGCTTCGAATTCCTCGAATTTCAATGGTCGGTTGTCCATTGCTGCCGGAAGTCGGAAACCATATTCCACCAAATTTTCTTTTCGGCTTCGGTCGCCTCCGTACATGGCGTGAACCTGCGAAAGTGTTACGTGACTTTCATCAACCACCATCAAAAAGTCCTTTGGAAAATAATCCAATAAACAAAAAGGTCTTGTTCCGGCTTGTCTTCCGTCAAGGTAACGCGAATAATTTTCGATACCAGAGCAATAGCCTAATTCGCGTATCATTTCTAAATCGAAATTCGTGCGCTCTTCTAAACGTTTTGCTTCCAGATGTTTTCCTATTTCCTTGAAATAATCAACTTGTTTCACTAAATCCTGTTGAATTTCCCATATGGCACCTTGTAAAACATCTGGCGAAGTCACAAACATATTGGCCGGATAAATAGTCAGTTTTTCGAATTTTTCGATGACTTGAGCGTTTTTAACATCAAAACTTTCAATTTCTTCGATTTCATCTCCAAAGAAATGAATTCTAAAAGCATCATCCGCATAACTGGGATAAACTTCTACAATATCACCTTTTATTCTAAAATTTCCTGCGTTAAAATCAGCTTCGGTACGCGCATATAAACTTTGGACCAAACTGTGCAAAAATTTGGTTCGGGAAATCACTTGATTTTTCTCGATTGCAATCACGTTTTTCTGAAATTCAACCGGATTTCCGATACCATACAAACAGGAAACAGAAGCCACAACCAATATATCTCTACGTCCCGAAAGCAAAGAAGACGTGGTGCTCAATCGCATTTTTTCCAGTTCTTCATTGATGGATAAATCCTTCTCAATAAAAACACCAGTTACGGGCATAAATGCTTCGGGCTGATAATAATCGTAGTAAGAAACAAAATATTCTACGGCATTATTCGGAAAAAACTGTTTGAATTCAGAGTATAATTGTGCTGCAAGGGTTTTATTGTGTGCCAAAACCAATGTAGGTCTTTGCACTTCCTGAATCACATTTGCTACAGTAAATGTTTTTCCGGAACCGGTAACCCCTAATAAAGTTTGGAATTTTTCTCCATCAATAATCCCTTGAGCTAATTTTTCAATCGCTTGAGGTTGGTCGCCTTTCGGCTGGTAATCGGATACTACTTGGAAATTCATTTATTTGGATTGCTGATTGGCAAAGATACAAAGGAATTTACTAAAAAAAAGTGTTGAAAAACTTAAAACTTCCATGCTTTTTGTTGCTCCTGACTTAAGAAAGTCCAGGCTACAATTCGGCTTGATTTTTGGCCTTGAGCCATATCGATAGTTTTTATGTCAACGGCACTCACTTTGTTTAACGTCTTGTAAAGGCTGGAAAGATTCTCTTTTTTAGAAACTAAAGTTGTAAACCATAAACACTGCATCGGGTATTTAGCGCTTTCGTAAATCATTTGGGTTACAAAGCCAATTTCACCACCTTCACACCATAATTCTGCGTTTTGTCCTCCAAAATTCAATACTGGATTTTTGGTTCTGGTGTTTTCTAAATTATTAATTTTTCGGATGGACGCTTTTGTAGCTTCTTCCTTAGAATTATGAAACGGCGGATTGCAAATTGTGAACGTAAATTTATCTTCGGGAGTAAAAATATTTTTAAAGATAAAGCGACTTTCCGTTTGCGATTGCAAGCTGATTGCATCGATTAAATTAGGATTGTTCTGGATGATTTTTTTGCAATTCTGAATTGCTTTTTCATCAATATCAGTTCCTACAAAACTCCAACCATAAGCGGCATTCCCAATTATTGGATAAATACAATTGGCTCCAATACCAATATCCAATCCTTGAACTGTTTCGCCTTCGGGAATAATTCCGTTGTTGCTTGAAGCCAATAAATCAGCCAAATAATGAATATAATCTGCTCGTCCGGGAATTGGCGGACAAAGATAATTAGCCGGAATATCCCATTTTTGTATTCCAAAATGGGTGTTTAATAATGCTTTATTCAGTGCTTTTACTGCTTCGGGATTACTGAAGTCAATTGTTTTTATAGCGTGCTCGTTGATAGAAACAAATTTTTCTAGTTCAGGAGATATCGTTATTAATTGATCAAAATCATACCCAAATCTATCGAGATTTCGAGGATGTAAATTGGTCTTTTCAGTAATCGTTTTGGGTTTTATTTCTTTCATTTCGGCGCAAAGATAGTCAATCTCTTTTTGTCTAAATATAAAGTTGAATTTAATCCCAGAAAGAGTTGATAAATTCAGGTTTCAGCACTAATCCATACATTCCATCAGCAACAAATCCCCTTGATCATGCTCGATGGTTACGATACCGTCATTGGTAACATGATTGCTGCTTCCGGTTCTGTAACCGATGGTTAGAGTATCGTCCTTTAGCGGATAAAATAAATTACTGGAATGAATTCCGGTTACATGACCAATGGGAATTAATGAAATTGGTGTGTTTGCAGTGTACCATTTTTCGAACTTTTTTGGCAATAAAAACACTTTTGAATGGTCGTCGAGGATTACGATTTTTAATGTATTTCGGTATCTGGTAATATTGGTTAAATTCGTGATGGTGTGATCGGCTCTTTTTCCGGTGGCCCAAATTACATTTACGGCTGGAATTTTTCGTTCGATTAAATAATCGAATGCTTTTTCTAAATCGGTTTTATTTTGATCCGGTGTGTGAACAATTTCTATTGGATATTGTGTGGTTTGGTAAATTTCGGGGTCAAAACCTCTATCGAAATCTCCCAAAAGCACATCGACTTTTATGTCTAATTCCATGACTCTTTCGATGGCGGAATCTAACACTACTACTAATGGCGACCATTCTAATAATTGCCCTAATAATTCAGGTTGGCATGAGGCTCCGTTAGCAATGATTAAAGCGGGTTCTTGGTCGTCGCGAACAATATGGTGTGAAGACATTGTGATTTTTGATTTTATTTGAGATTTGTCGTAAAGGTATGAAAATCTGAAATAGGTTATGAGCAGATTTTGTTTGCAATTGTTGTGATTAGCCCAGATAGTAATGGAAAGCCCGGAGTGCAAAAAAATAATTTTTCTGGTCCTAAAAAAGCGACCAAAGGAAGCTCTTTTTAGGATTTAGAAAAATATTTTTTTAAGCGAGGACTTGAAATGAATAGCTGGATTAGCTTCTGATTATTGTATTGTATAGTATTTTTTTTCGACTTCACTGAGCGAAAAATACCCCAAAGGATAATTTTCAGCATCGGTGGTGTTGATTATATTTCCTCGAACGGTCGCCGGTGGAGACTGAAATGGCCCGCCACCGCTGTTTCCTGCGATACTGACCAAAACGTTCATGTAGTTGAAATAGGCTTTTGATATTCCGAAATGACTGATTTCTAAGGTGTCGCCGGGTTTTAAATCATCATTTTGTGAAATACTGAAAAATTCGTTTCCGTTGAAAAACTCATCTTCATCTACATAATAATTTGATTTAATTTGGTTGGAATACACGTATTTGTACAGATAATAATTGGGTGTATTGGCCGGATCGATGAAAAATGTCTTGATTTCGATATTTTTTCCGGTAAAACCGCCTTCGTTGTTTTGAACAATTTTTGTTATCGGCGCAACTGATTTTAGGGTTTCGGTAGCGGTATATGTATTGGTTCCGTTGTTAATTGTGAGTGTATATGTTTCATCGATAACAGGAATAAAATCGCTGCAAATGTATTCGCCAGTGCTGGAAAGTTCTACAAAATTGAAAATAGTACCAGAGCTGTTTTTGACGTAAACTGTTGCTCCGTTTACTTTTGGAATATTTGTATTGTAATAGCTGGTTGTATAGGTCAACTTTATTTTTTGATTGTTTCCTACTGTTCCTTTTTCCCAAAATATCGATGCTTCGATAACTAATTTTGGCGGTGCGGTAACTAAGTCTACTTCGACAACCTCTTCACAACTGTTGCAAAGAAAAGCGATTAGTAAAACGAAATAAGAAGCTATTTTTTTCATGATTATTAAAATTTAAAATTATAACTAACTGCTGGAACTACTCCAAAAATGGATGTTTTCACAGCTTCATTATATCCTGTATCGACGTTTTGCCTGAAATTAATTGAAGCAGCATTTTTACGATTGTACAGGTTGTAAATACTAAAAACCCACTCGCCTTTCCAGTTTCTGTCTTTGTTTTTTTCCGGTGTTAAAGTGGCTGCGATATCAAGATGATGATAGGCTGGCAATCGGTTTTCATTTCTTAATCCATAACTGGGAACGGTAATTCCTAAGTACTCATATTGCCCGGTTGGATAGGTTACGGGCTGCCCGGATTGCAACGCAAAATTAGCTCCAAAAGACCATTTTTC
This region of Flavobacterium lacustre genomic DNA includes:
- a CDS encoding thiamine diphosphokinase, with the translated sequence MSSHHIVRDDQEPALIIANGASCQPELLGQLLEWSPLVVVLDSAIERVMELDIKVDVLLGDFDRGFDPEIYQTTQYPIEIVHTPDQNKTDLEKAFDYLIERKIPAVNVIWATGKRADHTITNLTNITRYRNTLKIVILDDHSKVFLLPKKFEKWYTANTPISLIPIGHVTGIHSSNLFYPLKDDTLTIGYRTGSSNHVTNDGIVTIEHDQGDLLLMECMD
- the rlmF gene encoding 23S rRNA (adenine(1618)-N(6))-methyltransferase RlmF, whose protein sequence is MKPKTITEKTNLHPRNLDRFGYDFDQLITISPELEKFVSINEHAIKTIDFSNPEAVKALNKALLNTHFGIQKWDIPANYLCPPIPGRADYIHYLADLLASSNNGIIPEGETVQGLDIGIGANCIYPIIGNAAYGWSFVGTDIDEKAIQNCKKIIQNNPNLIDAISLQSQTESRFIFKNIFTPEDKFTFTICNPPFHNSKEEATKASIRKINNLENTRTKNPVLNFGGQNAELWCEGGEIGFVTQMIYESAKYPMQCLWFTTLVSKKENLSSLYKTLNKVSAVDIKTIDMAQGQKSSRIVAWTFLSQEQQKAWKF
- a CDS encoding DUF4249 domain-containing protein; the protein is MKKIASYFVLLIAFLCNSCEEVVEVDLVTAPPKLVIEASIFWEKGTVGNNQKIKLTYTTSYYNTNIPKVNGATVYVKNSSGTIFNFVELSSTGEYICSDFIPVIDETYTLTINNGTNTYTATETLKSVAPITKIVQNNEGGFTGKNIEIKTFFIDPANTPNYYLYKYVYSNQIKSNYYVDEDEFFNGNEFFSISQNDDLKPGDTLEISHFGISKAYFNYMNVLVSIAGNSGGGPFQSPPATVRGNIINTTDAENYPLGYFSLSEVEKKYYTIQ
- a CDS encoding alpha/beta hydrolase codes for the protein MIRQFILFLSLFFLIIVNGKAQQSTASQQVSTFSIAAPELQTTKKIWVYVPMNYENSKNKFSVIYMHDAQNVFDAKTAYSGEWNVDEKLDSLKAQVIVVAIEHGNDKRLEELTPFKNEKYGGGKADNYLEFIVKTLKPQIDKTYRTKPNKKNTIIMGSSLGGLTSFYALLKYPETFGKAGVFSPSFWINRKEIFELAESTKKLKSKIYFLCGDKEGDDDMVRDLNKMEHLVNTKRCYCLNLNEKKIINGGQHNEKLWRDGFVEALLWLGY
- a CDS encoding excinuclease ABC subunit B, which translates into the protein MNTFEEKRSLLLEMIAFSTVDGQLHKREYEFLAIVAQELNIEGAVFNDLFHQELPILSIKSEFQRIQQFYRLALLMHSDGVLHLKEAVAIKQIAIDMGLNPLATKRVLKLMKESPSVIIDAEILLNVFQEQHN
- the uvrB gene encoding excinuclease ABC subunit UvrB, which encodes MNFQVVSDYQPKGDQPQAIEKLAQGIIDGEKFQTLLGVTGSGKTFTVANVIQEVQRPTLVLAHNKTLAAQLYSEFKQFFPNNAVEYFVSYYDYYQPEAFMPVTGVFIEKDLSINEELEKMRLSTTSSLLSGRRDILVVASVSCLYGIGNPVEFQKNVIAIEKNQVISRTKFLHSLVQSLYARTEADFNAGNFRIKGDIVEVYPSYADDAFRIHFFGDEIEEIESFDVKNAQVIEKFEKLTIYPANMFVTSPDVLQGAIWEIQQDLVKQVDYFKEIGKHLEAKRLEERTNFDLEMIRELGYCSGIENYSRYLDGRQAGTRPFCLLDYFPKDFLMVVDESHVTLSQVHAMYGGDRSRKENLVEYGFRLPAAMDNRPLKFEEFEAMQNQVIYVSATPADYELQKTDGVYVEQVIRPTGLLDPIIEIRPSLNQIDDLIEEIQVRCELDERVLVTTLTKRMAEELAKYLTKVSIRCRYIHSDVDTLERIEIMQDLRKGLFDVLIGVNLLREGLDLPEVSLVAILDADKEGFLRSHRSLTQTIGRAARNLNGKAIMYADKITNSMQKTIDDTNYRRTKQINYNTKYNQVPQALNKKIDSAFTKNPLVEYELGHTLNAAAEPETTYMSKPELEKIIREKRKSMEKAAKDLDFMQAAKLRDDIKRLQGQLT